GTCCTCGACCGAGAGGGCGACCAGTCGCCGGTCGACGTCGCCGAGACCGTCGCGCCCCCGGACATGATCGAGTTCCTGTGGCGCGGTGAGCGCGCCTTCGACGCCGGGGAGGCGGTGCTGGACCGGATTCCGGACGCGGACGCGGAGACCGGGCCCGGCGGCGCCCGCCTGCGGTACGACCCCGGGGAGGTGGACCTGCTGGCGCCGGTCCCCCGGCCGAACTCGCTGCGGGACTACATGGCCTTCGAGGAGCACGTCGAGAACGCGATGGGGGAGGTGCCCGACGTGTGGTACGACAGGCCGGTCTGCTACAAGGGCAACGCCGACGCCGTCGTCGGCCCCGACGAGACCGTCACCTGGCCCACCTACTCGAACCTCTGGGACATCGAACTGGAGATCGCTGCCGTGATCGGCCGGCGCGGCACCGGGATCGACGCCGACGAGGGCGAGGCCTACGTCGCCGGCTACACCCTCTTCAACGACTTCTCGGCCCGCGACGAGCAGGGCGAGGAGATGGACGCCAACCTCGGCCCGGCCCGGGGGAAGGACTTCGCCAACGCCTTCGGCCCCTACCTGGTGACGCCGGACGAACTCGACCTGCCGAACGCCGACTTCGCCATCGAGGTCACCGACGCGGACGGCGAGACAGAAACATGGTCCGAGGGGACGGTCGGCGAGATGGGCCACTCCTGGGGCGAGATCGTCGCGCACGTCACCGAGGCCGAGACGCTCTACCCCGGCGACGTGCTCGGGAGCGGCACGGTCGGCACCGGGTGCGGCCTCGAAATCGGCAACTTCCTGAACGACGGCGACACCGTCTCCATCTCCGTCGAGGGGCTGGGGACGCTGACCAACACCGTCGTCGAGTCCTGAACTGGGGAATTCAAACACCTGGCGGCCAATTGCCCGGTATGACCCCCGAGGACCTTCGCGCGGAGATCCCCGCAATCGAGGACACCGTCTACCTGAACACGGGCGCGAGCGGCCCGAGTCCGCGCCCAGTGGTCGAGGCGGCCACGGACTTCCTGGAACGCCACGAGTACGACGCCCACGCCGCCGGTGAGCCCTACTCGATGGCCTACGACGAACTCGGGGCCGCCCGGGAGCACGTCGCCGCCTTCGTCGGCGCCGCGCCCGACGACCTCGCGTTGACCAACAGCACCGCGGACGGCATCTCCCGGGTCGCCGCCGCCATCGACTGGGAACCGGGCGAGACGGTCGCCTACACGGACCTCGAACACCCCGCCGGGATCCTCCCCTGGGAGCGGGCCGCCGACGTCCACGACCTCGACGTCCGGGTGCTGGAGACCGAGGCCGGCCGGGTCGAGATGGACGCGGTGAAGGAGGTCGTGGCCGACGCGCGCGTCCTCTGTCTGAGTTCGCTCTCCTGGAACTACGGGACGCGCCTGCCGGTCTCCGACGTCGTGGACGTGGCCCACGACGCCGGGACGCGCGTGATCGTCGACGCCGTCCAGTCGCCCGGCCAGCACCCCGTCGACGTGACCGAGTGGGGCGCCGACGCCGTCGCGGCCGCCGGCCACAAGTGGCTGCTCGGACTCTGGGGCGCGGGCTTCCTGCACGTCGACCCCGACTTCGCCGCCACCCTCGAACCCCGGCGGGCCAGTTACCGGAGCGTCGACGACCCGAGCGCGCCGGGCTGTGAGCTGTCCGCCGGCGCCCACAAACTCGAGATCGGAACTGTCTCGCCCGCGCCCCACGTCGCGCTGGCGACGGCCATCGACCGGATCGAGGCGATCGGACTCGACGCGATCCAGTCGCGGATCGAACGGTTGACCGATCGGCTCAAAGAGGG
Above is a genomic segment from Halorientalis sp. LT38 containing:
- a CDS encoding aminotransferase class V-fold PLP-dependent enzyme codes for the protein MTPEDLRAEIPAIEDTVYLNTGASGPSPRPVVEAATDFLERHEYDAHAAGEPYSMAYDELGAAREHVAAFVGAAPDDLALTNSTADGISRVAAAIDWEPGETVAYTDLEHPAGILPWERAADVHDLDVRVLETEAGRVEMDAVKEVVADARVLCLSSLSWNYGTRLPVSDVVDVAHDAGTRVIVDAVQSPGQHPVDVTEWGADAVAAAGHKWLLGLWGAGFLHVDPDFAATLEPRRASYRSVDDPSAPGCELSAGAHKLEIGTVSPAPHVALATAIDRIEAIGLDAIQSRIERLTDRLKEGLGDRLLSPREYESGLVTFRAADPEGLVERLGEEGVVVRSLPDGTARASVHVFNTAADVDRLLGAL
- a CDS encoding fumarylacetoacetate hydrolase family protein, with translation MRLASFAVATPVGPVRRVGVVDEGELLDVTAGYAHVLDREGDQSPVDVAETVAPPDMIEFLWRGERAFDAGEAVLDRIPDADAETGPGGARLRYDPGEVDLLAPVPRPNSLRDYMAFEEHVENAMGEVPDVWYDRPVCYKGNADAVVGPDETVTWPTYSNLWDIELEIAAVIGRRGTGIDADEGEAYVAGYTLFNDFSARDEQGEEMDANLGPARGKDFANAFGPYLVTPDELDLPNADFAIEVTDADGETETWSEGTVGEMGHSWGEIVAHVTEAETLYPGDVLGSGTVGTGCGLEIGNFLNDGDTVSISVEGLGTLTNTVVES